A window of the Xiashengella succiniciproducens genome harbors these coding sequences:
- the groL gene encoding chaperonin GroEL (60 kDa chaperone family; promotes refolding of misfolded polypeptides especially under stressful conditions; forms two stacked rings of heptamers to form a barrel-shaped 14mer; ends can be capped by GroES; misfolded proteins enter the barrel where they are refolded when GroES binds) has product MAKEIKFNIDARDRLKVGVDALANAVKVTLGPKGRNVVIEKKFGAPAVTKDGVTVAKEIELEDAFANVGAQMVKEVASKTGDDAGDGTTTATVLAQAIINVGLKNVTAGANPMELKKGIDKAVAKVVESIRKQAQEVGDDNNKIEQVAKISANNDEEIGRLIAEAMSKVGREGVITVEEAKGTETTVEVVEGMQFDRGYISPYFVTNTDKMEAELDNPYILIHDKKISTMKDMLPVLEQTAQTGRPLLIIAEDVDGEALATLVVNRLRGSLKVAAVKAPGFGDRRKEMLQDIAVLTGGTVITEEMGFKLESTTLDMLGRAEKVTIDKENTTIVNGNGDKKAIEARAAQIKAQIAATTSDYDREKLQERLAKLAGGVAVLYVGAASEVEMKEKKDRVDDALSATRAAIEEGIVPGGGVALIRAIDALEGLRGESDDETTGIEIVKRAIEEPLRQIAANAGKEGSVIVQKVREGKGDYGYNARTDVYQNFFEVGVIDPAKVTRVALENAASIAGMFLTTECVLVDIPKEEHAPAGMPGGMGGMM; this is encoded by the coding sequence ATGGCTAAGGAAATTAAATTTAATATTGATGCCCGTGACCGCCTGAAGGTAGGTGTTGACGCTCTTGCAAATGCCGTAAAGGTTACATTGGGTCCTAAGGGTCGCAATGTAGTTATTGAAAAGAAATTTGGTGCTCCTGCAGTAACCAAGGACGGTGTAACAGTTGCAAAGGAAATCGAACTTGAAGATGCTTTTGCAAATGTTGGTGCACAAATGGTTAAAGAAGTTGCTTCCAAGACCGGTGATGATGCAGGTGATGGTACAACAACTGCTACCGTTCTTGCTCAGGCTATCATTAATGTAGGTCTGAAGAACGTGACAGCCGGCGCAAACCCAATGGAATTGAAGAAGGGTATTGACAAGGCTGTGGCTAAGGTTGTTGAAAGCATTCGTAAGCAGGCTCAGGAAGTTGGTGATGACAACAATAAGATTGAACAGGTTGCAAAGATCTCTGCCAACAATGACGAGGAAATCGGTCGTCTGATTGCCGAAGCTATGTCTAAGGTTGGTCGTGAAGGTGTTATCACTGTAGAAGAAGCCAAGGGAACTGAAACAACTGTTGAGGTTGTTGAAGGTATGCAGTTTGACCGTGGCTACATCTCTCCTTACTTTGTAACCAATACTGATAAGATGGAAGCCGAACTTGACAATCCTTACATCCTGATCCATGACAAAAAGATCAGCACTATGAAGGATATGCTGCCCGTTCTTGAGCAGACAGCTCAAACAGGCCGTCCACTGCTGATCATTGCTGAGGATGTTGATGGTGAAGCTTTGGCTACTTTGGTTGTCAACCGTCTGAGAGGATCTCTGAAGGTAGCAGCTGTTAAGGCTCCTGGCTTTGGTGATCGTCGTAAGGAAATGCTGCAAGACATTGCTGTTCTTACCGGAGGTACTGTAATCACTGAAGAGATGGGCTTCAAACTTGAAAGTACTACTCTGGATATGCTTGGTAGGGCTGAGAAAGTTACTATTGATAAGGAAAATACAACTATTGTCAACGGTAACGGCGACAAGAAAGCAATCGAAGCTCGTGCTGCTCAAATCAAGGCTCAAATTGCTGCTACTACTTCAGACTATGACCGTGAAAAACTGCAGGAACGTCTTGCAAAATTAGCCGGTGGTGTTGCAGTTCTCTATGTTGGTGCTGCTTCTGAAGTTGAAATGAAAGAAAAGAAAGACCGTGTTGACGATGCATTGAGTGCTACAAGAGCTGCTATCGAAGAAGGTATCGTTCCAGGTGGTGGTGTTGCACTGATACGAGCTATCGATGCTCTGGAAGGTCTAAGAGGTGAGTCTGATGATGAAACAACCGGTATAGAGATAGTTAAGCGTGCAATCGAGGAACCTCTTCGTCAAATTGCTGCAAACGCCGGTAAGGAAGGTTCAGTAATTGTACAAAAGGTTCGTGAAGGCAAGGGTGACTATGGCTACAATGCACGTACCGATGTATACCAAAACTTCTTCGAAGTTGGTGTTATCGACCCTGCAAAGGTAACCCGTGTAGCACTTGAAAATGCTGCTTCAATAGCCGGTATGTTCCTGACAACAGAATGTGTACTTGTTGACATTCCAAAGGAAGAACATGCCCCTGCAGGTATGCCCGGAGGTATGGGCGGTATGATGTAA
- a CDS encoding co-chaperone GroES, whose amino-acid sequence MSAIKGKVLAGKVLVKPQAAEEKTSSGIIIPDSAKEKPLRGEVVLVGAPKKDEQMEVKVGDIVLYGKYAGTELQIDGTDYLLISQSDILYIA is encoded by the coding sequence ATGTCAGCTATAAAAGGAAAAGTTCTTGCCGGTAAGGTTTTAGTAAAACCACAGGCAGCAGAAGAGAAGACATCTAGCGGTATCATCATTCCTGATTCTGCAAAGGAAAAGCCGCTTAGGGGTGAAGTAGTACTTGTCGGTGCACCCAAGAAGGATGAGCAAATGGAAGTTAAGGTTGGCGATATCGTACTTTACGGTAAGTATGCCGGTACTGAACTTCAAATCGATGGTACTGATTACCTTTTGATTTCTCAAAGTGACATTTTGTACATTGCTTAA
- the secG gene encoding preprotein translocase subunit SecG, with the protein MYIVVTAFIIVACILLTLIVLVQNSKGGGLASNFASTGQMMGVRKTTDFLEKATWTFAGAILVLAFVAVMVIPKEEIGRRSVIDEQLNNISQPVNTMPSFSLPADEDAEAATDTEAAE; encoded by the coding sequence ATGTATATTGTAGTAACCGCCTTTATTATAGTAGCCTGTATTCTTCTGACCCTGATAGTTTTGGTTCAAAATTCAAAGGGTGGAGGCTTGGCATCAAATTTTGCATCTACAGGACAGATGATGGGTGTTCGTAAAACCACTGACTTTCTGGAAAAGGCTACGTGGACATTTGCAGGTGCAATTCTGGTGCTTGCTTTTGTTGCAGTAATGGTGATACCAAAGGAAGAAATTGGACGTCGCTCAGTAATTGATGAGCAACTAAATAATATTAGCCAGCCTGTAAATACCATGCCCAGCTTCTCGCTGCCGGCTGATGAAGACGCAGAAGCTGCAACAGATACTGAGGCTGCAGAATAG
- a CDS encoding tetratricopeptide repeat protein: MNRQQIRAVMNDPGMLNQDTLDSIKVILDEYPFFHVGRLLWIKNLHVLDHIRYNNELKLAAAHLPDRRKLYELIFSATTVEPSTSTKDVAPVVSIAGVNQSTVKEQQEEVLSAEVGTETEAVPEKTESRVGKQEVSIRSVSVESGRETDSEVRFAFPAFIDSLEMPDNYLLEYEIGGNTIYNLEEETGDKFDEARSFSDWLSVLKSSPIAAQKKQEAETKQVSKKDLLIESFLQGGRKKKIEPVSEGAGVGTEDIAAKSLEEKDDLITETLANIYIKQKNFVKARDIFERLRLKYPEKSVYFARRIEEIEQQISNQ; this comes from the coding sequence ATGAACAGACAGCAGATTAGAGCGGTAATGAACGATCCGGGGATGCTCAACCAGGATACACTCGACAGTATTAAGGTGATCCTTGATGAGTATCCATTCTTTCATGTTGGTCGTTTGTTGTGGATTAAGAACCTCCATGTTCTTGATCATATACGCTATAATAATGAATTGAAACTGGCTGCTGCGCATCTTCCAGACAGGAGGAAGCTTTATGAGCTAATCTTTTCTGCTACAACAGTTGAGCCTTCCACGTCTACAAAGGATGTGGCTCCGGTAGTAAGTATTGCTGGAGTAAACCAGTCTACCGTGAAGGAGCAGCAAGAAGAAGTACTATCTGCGGAAGTGGGTACTGAAACTGAAGCTGTGCCTGAAAAGACCGAAAGCAGGGTCGGGAAACAAGAGGTTTCAATACGGTCTGTATCTGTTGAATCCGGCAGGGAGACCGACAGTGAGGTAAGGTTTGCTTTCCCTGCTTTTATTGACTCACTTGAGATGCCTGATAATTATCTCCTTGAATATGAAATTGGTGGAAATACCATATACAACCTTGAGGAGGAAACCGGGGATAAATTTGATGAGGCACGCTCTTTCTCTGATTGGCTTTCTGTCTTGAAGAGCAGCCCGATTGCGGCACAAAAGAAGCAGGAAGCTGAGACGAAACAGGTCTCAAAGAAGGATCTGCTTATTGAGTCCTTCCTGCAAGGTGGCAGGAAGAAAAAGATAGAACCTGTGTCTGAAGGTGCTGGTGTCGGCACTGAAGATATTGCTGCAAAAAGCCTTGAAGAAAAGGATGACTTGATAACGGAAACATTGGCGAATATTTACATAAAGCAGAAAAATTTTGTTAAAGCCAGGGATATATTTGAGCGCTTGCGTTTGAAATATCCCGAAAAAAGCGTTTACTTTGCACGGCGTATTGAAGAAATAGAACAACAGATTAGTAATCAGTAA
- a CDS encoding LptE family protein, with amino-acid sequence MKLKDRKLLPVFGLVLLLLALTTYACTIQMSLKGASIPENVRTASVQYFENRAPLINPMLSQTFTEELKDRIRSESRLVITNEMGDVDFSGQITGYDLRPMAIQADAISAETRLTISVRVRFQNFKDPKQNWENTFSAYADFESSQSITEIEEQLVADIVDQLTENIFNRAFSDW; translated from the coding sequence ATGAAATTAAAGGATAGGAAGTTATTGCCGGTCTTTGGTTTGGTGCTCCTGTTACTGGCACTTACCACATATGCATGCACTATTCAGATGTCCTTGAAGGGAGCATCTATTCCTGAGAATGTGCGTACTGCATCGGTACAGTACTTTGAAAACCGGGCACCGCTTATCAATCCAATGCTAAGTCAGACTTTTACTGAGGAACTGAAGGACAGAATCAGGTCTGAATCCCGTCTGGTTATAACCAACGAAATGGGAGATGTAGACTTCTCGGGTCAGATTACTGGGTATGACTTGCGGCCAATGGCTATTCAGGCTGATGCAATTTCTGCGGAGACCCGTCTGACAATCTCTGTCAGGGTGAGGTTTCAAAATTTCAAAGATCCCAAGCAGAATTGGGAAAACACCTTTTCAGCCTATGCGGATTTTGAAAGTAGTCAGAGCATTACTGAAATAGAGGAGCAATTGGTAGCCGACATCGTAGATCAGCTTACCGAGAATATATTCAACAGAGCTTTTTCCGACTGGTAG
- a CDS encoding sigma-54-dependent transcriptional regulator: MNQGIQQIKQRFGIIGDSYALNRAIDIAVQVAPTDLSVLITGESGTGKEVFPQIVHSFSSRKHGPYIAVNCGAIPEGTIDSELFGHEKGSFTGALSDRKGYFEEANGGTIFLDEIGELPLATQVRLLRVLETGEFIRVGSSRMIKTNVRVVAATNVNLEQAIVDGKFREDLYYRLNSIPIKIPPLRERIDDIYLLFRKFANDFALRYRMPPVKLDDSARMLLEKYRWPGNIRQLKNITEQISVIEKNRLLSADDLRKYLPSHAGEHLPAVFASESRGDQSFSSEREILYKVLFDMKRDMTDLKKLVLDMIREGGDWHAKGDNARIIQNLYSSEGEIIKAPAPGAAVSYAVPHNSDAIEDTEEFVEESLSLEDKEKELIEKALEKHGGRRKNAAHELGISERTLYRKIKEYEIKG, translated from the coding sequence ATGAATCAAGGTATTCAACAGATTAAACAACGATTTGGGATCATAGGAGACTCCTATGCCCTTAACCGTGCAATAGATATTGCGGTTCAGGTTGCACCTACAGATTTGTCGGTGCTGATAACCGGTGAAAGTGGAACCGGTAAGGAAGTCTTTCCCCAGATAGTCCACAGTTTTAGCAGCCGCAAACATGGACCCTACATTGCTGTCAATTGTGGAGCTATACCTGAAGGTACTATAGATTCTGAGCTTTTTGGTCACGAGAAGGGTTCTTTTACTGGGGCCTTGTCTGATCGTAAGGGTTATTTTGAGGAGGCAAATGGTGGAACCATCTTCCTGGATGAGATTGGTGAACTGCCTCTTGCTACCCAGGTAAGGTTGCTGAGGGTACTTGAAACTGGTGAATTTATCCGTGTTGGATCGTCCAGGATGATTAAGACCAACGTAAGGGTAGTTGCCGCAACCAATGTCAACCTTGAGCAGGCCATTGTTGATGGCAAGTTCAGGGAGGACCTGTACTATCGTTTAAATAGCATCCCTATCAAGATTCCTCCTTTGCGCGAGAGGATTGATGATATATACCTGCTCTTCCGTAAGTTTGCCAATGACTTTGCACTTCGTTACCGTATGCCTCCTGTAAAACTTGATGACAGTGCCAGGATGTTGCTTGAGAAATACCGTTGGCCGGGCAATATAAGGCAGTTGAAGAATATCACCGAGCAGATCTCGGTGATAGAGAAGAATCGTCTGCTTTCTGCAGACGATCTGCGCAAGTACCTGCCATCACATGCTGGTGAGCATTTGCCTGCAGTATTTGCGTCTGAGAGCAGAGGCGATCAGAGTTTTTCAAGCGAACGCGAGATTTTGTACAAGGTTCTTTTCGATATGAAGAGGGATATGACGGATCTCAAGAAACTGGTGCTTGATATGATCAGGGAGGGTGGTGATTGGCATGCCAAAGGTGATAATGCACGCATTATCCAGAATCTGTATAGCAGTGAGGGAGAAATAATAAAGGCTCCTGCGCCAGGTGCTGCAGTCAGTTATGCCGTTCCACATAACAGCGATGCAATTGAGGATACTGAGGAATTTGTAGAAGAATCATTGTCGTTGGAAGACAAGGAGAAAGAATTAATTGAGAAAGCTCTTGAAAAGCATGGAGGACGCAGGAAGAATGCAGCTCACGAACTTGGAATTTCAGAGCGTACACTTTACAGAAAGATAAAGGAATATGAAATTAAAGGATAG